One Nonomuraea angiospora DNA segment encodes these proteins:
- a CDS encoding acyl carrier protein, which produces MSDTHACTRHDHEALRPKVDDVVQRMVGMFAPEPSEHAHLDARLLEDLGFDSMRLLELAFNLEDLFMMDPASMGEAPPVGTVSELCEYLTEKVCTNEATLPAMGAVEAAIDAAALDFL; this is translated from the coding sequence ATGTCCGACACCCACGCGTGCACGCGTCACGACCATGAGGCTCTCCGACCGAAAGTAGACGATGTCGTACAACGGATGGTCGGAATGTTCGCACCGGAGCCTTCCGAGCACGCTCACCTCGACGCCCGGCTTCTGGAGGACCTGGGGTTCGACTCGATGCGTTTGCTGGAGCTCGCCTTCAATCTGGAAGACCTCTTCATGATGGATCCGGCGAGTATGGGCGAGGCTCCTCCGGTCGGCACCGTGAGCGAGCTGTGCGAGTACCTCACAGAGAAGGTGTGCACGAATGAGGCCACGCTGCCGGCCATGGGCGCCGTCGAGGCCGCCATCGACGCCGCCGCGCTGGACTTCCTGTAG
- a CDS encoding type III PLP-dependent enzyme, which produces MEIPYHDLVLEFGTPTYVYEGSRMTRTLAHVRNVLHPRLEVFYSLKANPNISVFALLHANGARAEVSSLGELRTVLAAGAVPEDIIFLGPGKSDDELAACISANIYAIVCEAFDELDRIERLAGERGVRQRVLLRINPASSAPGARLAMGGKPRQFGIDEKALLAEPGLANRFRHADLAGVQVYCGSRILDWQAIAANTRYALDLAEEVAAATGIRLDAVDIGGGFGVPYFEGEHALDLDALAEVMNPAIERFARNHPDTRMILEMGRFLVAAAGVYLVRVRSVKESHGQSFVITDGGTHHHLPAVGIGSIARRNFPIRLLEDAAGPDEVCQVAGLLCTPNDLLGRNVLLPKPRIGDVLGIFQSGAYGLSASPGLFISHGFPAEVLVHEGRSYLVRERDDPDDLLRKQRHHNFQ; this is translated from the coding sequence ATGGAGATTCCTTATCACGATCTGGTGCTGGAGTTCGGGACGCCCACGTACGTGTATGAGGGTTCCCGCATGACCAGGACGCTTGCTCATGTTCGAAATGTCCTGCATCCTCGTCTGGAGGTCTTCTACTCGCTGAAGGCTAATCCAAATATCAGCGTGTTCGCGCTGCTGCACGCGAACGGGGCGCGGGCCGAGGTTTCGTCTCTCGGCGAGCTGAGAACGGTTCTCGCCGCCGGTGCGGTACCCGAGGACATCATTTTTCTGGGCCCCGGAAAGAGCGATGACGAACTCGCCGCATGTATATCGGCCAATATCTACGCCATTGTCTGCGAGGCCTTCGACGAACTCGACCGGATCGAGCGCCTGGCTGGCGAGCGCGGCGTGCGGCAAAGGGTGCTCCTGCGGATCAACCCGGCCTCGTCCGCCCCGGGCGCGCGATTGGCGATGGGCGGGAAACCGAGGCAGTTCGGCATCGACGAGAAGGCGCTGCTGGCCGAGCCGGGGCTCGCCAACCGGTTCCGGCACGCCGACCTGGCCGGGGTCCAGGTTTACTGCGGCTCGAGGATCCTGGACTGGCAGGCGATCGCAGCCAACACCCGCTATGCGCTCGACCTGGCCGAGGAGGTCGCCGCCGCCACGGGAATACGCCTGGATGCCGTGGACATCGGCGGTGGGTTTGGCGTGCCGTACTTCGAAGGCGAGCACGCACTCGATCTGGATGCGCTGGCGGAGGTCATGAACCCGGCGATCGAGAGGTTCGCCCGCAACCACCCCGACACCAGGATGATCCTGGAGATGGGGCGGTTCCTGGTCGCCGCCGCTGGCGTATACCTCGTCCGGGTGCGCTCGGTGAAGGAATCCCACGGGCAGAGTTTCGTGATCACCGATGGGGGAACCCACCATCATCTGCCCGCCGTGGGCATCGGCTCCATCGCGAGAAGGAACTTCCCCATCAGGCTCTTGGAGGACGCGGCCGGGCCCGATGAAGTCTGCCAGGTCGCGGGCCTCCTCTGTACGCCCAACGATCTGCTCGGCAGGAATGTCCTGCTGCCGAAGCCCCGCATCGGTGACGTCCTCGGCATCTTCCAGTCAGGGGCGTACGGGCTCTCCGCGTCCCCTGGCCTGTTCATCAGCCACGGCTTCCCCGCCGAGGTGCTCGTCCACGAGGGGAGGTCTTACCTCGTACGCGAGAGAGACGACCCGGATGACCTGCTCCGCAAGCAACGTCACCACAATTTCCAGTAG
- a CDS encoding aspartate aminotransferase family protein, whose product MKRHLPPKQALSGRLTGNGAVEVGASGCHVELSDGRSALDFGSYAVTILGHRHPDVLEAVHRQLDLMPTATRLLTNPVTAAAAAALAAYLGGALNRVFFGANGADAVEAAIKLARLASGRDRIVAVQGGFHGKSLGALALTHHERFRGGLHDVLAPVVHVSPDDPDAVARECAAGDVAALVFEPLQGENGVRPLDGEVVRAWCAAAADHDTFVVADEIQTGLRRCGERSLALVTGLPVDAVLLGKSLGGGVLPLSAAVCSERLYAPLLADPTVHSTTFSGHPLACAALPVALEAIEASAVQGRVVAAAMERGLARIRHEHAHLVEEVRGRGLLWGLDLPSEDLTAKLIVRLAHAGLLVSPCMSRPATLRLMPPMVAGVAEVEQALEILSSVLSELPAHPGAKT is encoded by the coding sequence ATGAAACGCCATTTGCCGCCGAAGCAGGCACTCAGCGGCCGGCTGACGGGCAACGGGGCCGTCGAGGTCGGTGCGTCTGGATGCCACGTGGAACTGTCCGACGGGCGGAGCGCGCTCGACTTCGGGTCCTACGCGGTGACGATCCTGGGGCACCGGCACCCCGACGTACTGGAGGCCGTGCACCGCCAGCTCGACCTCATGCCGACAGCCACCCGGCTGCTCACCAACCCGGTGACCGCGGCGGCCGCTGCGGCGCTCGCCGCCTATCTCGGCGGCGCGCTCAACCGCGTCTTCTTCGGAGCGAACGGCGCGGACGCCGTAGAGGCCGCTATCAAGCTCGCGCGCCTGGCGAGTGGACGCGACCGGATCGTGGCGGTGCAAGGAGGCTTCCACGGCAAGTCCCTCGGGGCGCTGGCGCTCACGCACCATGAGCGCTTTCGCGGCGGGCTGCACGACGTGCTGGCACCAGTGGTTCACGTCTCACCGGACGATCCGGACGCCGTGGCGAGGGAGTGCGCCGCAGGGGACGTGGCGGCCCTGGTGTTCGAGCCGTTGCAGGGGGAGAACGGGGTCCGCCCCCTGGACGGTGAGGTGGTGCGCGCGTGGTGTGCGGCAGCGGCCGACCACGACACGTTCGTCGTCGCCGATGAGATCCAGACCGGTCTTCGCCGCTGCGGCGAGCGCTCGCTCGCGCTGGTCACGGGGCTCCCTGTCGACGCCGTCCTGCTGGGGAAGTCGCTGGGAGGCGGCGTGCTGCCGCTGTCGGCCGCTGTGTGTAGCGAGCGCTTGTACGCGCCGTTGCTCGCTGATCCCACCGTTCATTCGACGACGTTCTCCGGGCACCCGCTGGCGTGCGCGGCCCTGCCCGTCGCGCTCGAAGCCATCGAGGCGTCGGCCGTTCAGGGGCGGGTGGTGGCCGCCGCGATGGAACGCGGGCTGGCGCGCATACGGCATGAGCACGCTCACCTCGTCGAGGAGGTGCGGGGGAGAGGCCTGCTATGGGGTCTCGACCTGCCCTCCGAGGATCTCACAGCGAAGCTGATCGTACGGCTCGCGCACGCCGGGCTTCTGGTGTCGCCGTGCATGAGCAGGCCCGCCACGCTGAGACTGATGCCGCCGATGGTGGCGGGCGTCGCCGAGGTCGAACAGGCATTGGAGATCCTCTCGTCGGTCCTGTCCGAACTGCCCGCGCATCCTGGGGCGAAGACCTGA
- a CDS encoding ferritin-like domain-containing protein — protein sequence MTERIGSTDIESLVITRFNWDYAAKQPRLRALYEKGKAAQWNAVTDIDWTPQLHYGAPLTDSPSTGAAQARRPDNCPVPRELWNDYRWEYHAWITSQFLHGEQGALLATARLVETAPDLDDKFYAASQVTDEARHVEAFSMYLERLGHGYPINPALHAMLSNIVSDSRWDIIYLGMQIIVEGLALAVFRMSQVSGFDPIIRQITRLVARDEARHVAFGVLALEGLSNELSSREKSDREEFIKESALLMSRRFRLEEVWERMDINVAAGVEFATTDPVMCDFRRLMFSKIISSLAKLELLTEGVREHMEQLSLLRRSVGGRR from the coding sequence ATGACGGAAAGGATCGGATCGACCGACATCGAATCTCTGGTCATCACGAGATTCAACTGGGACTACGCCGCGAAGCAGCCGAGGCTGCGTGCCCTCTACGAAAAGGGAAAGGCAGCTCAATGGAATGCGGTGACCGACATCGACTGGACGCCGCAGTTGCACTACGGAGCTCCGCTGACGGACAGTCCGTCGACGGGGGCGGCGCAGGCGCGCCGCCCTGACAACTGCCCCGTACCGAGGGAGCTGTGGAACGACTACCGCTGGGAGTACCACGCCTGGATCACCAGCCAGTTCCTCCACGGCGAGCAGGGCGCGCTCCTGGCGACCGCCCGCCTGGTGGAGACCGCCCCTGACCTCGACGACAAGTTCTACGCCGCCAGCCAGGTCACTGACGAGGCGCGGCACGTCGAGGCCTTCTCCATGTACCTTGAGCGGCTCGGGCACGGTTACCCGATCAACCCGGCACTCCACGCGATGCTGTCGAACATCGTGTCCGATAGTCGTTGGGACATCATCTACCTCGGTATGCAGATCATTGTGGAAGGGCTGGCGCTCGCCGTCTTCAGGATGAGCCAGGTCTCGGGGTTCGACCCGATCATCCGGCAGATCACCAGGCTGGTCGCGCGGGACGAGGCCAGGCATGTGGCGTTCGGAGTGCTCGCTCTGGAGGGACTGTCCAACGAGCTGAGCAGCCGGGAGAAGTCCGATCGGGAGGAGTTCATCAAGGAGTCGGCACTGCTCATGTCGCGCCGATTCCGGCTCGAAGAGGTGTGGGAGCGTATGGATATCAATGTGGCGGCCGGGGTGGAGTTCGCGACGACGGATCCGGTGATGTGTGATTTCCGCCGGCTGATGTTCTCGAAAATCATCAGTAGTCTGGCCAAGCTGGAACTGCTCACCGAGGGCGTGCGGGAACACATGGAGCAGTTGTCCCTGCTGCGACGCTCGGTGGGTGGCCGCCGATGA
- a CDS encoding glycoside hydrolase family 3 protein: MQQANAAAAETQALTWLADLSLREKVGQLFMSHVHGHTSMHVPPWAAQRNLADFGVQDARELISTYHLGGVIYYKWAVNLVNPHQIARLSNDIQRETPTELFIAIDQENGRVDRLGTAFTQFPGALALGATEDPQHAHAVGRVVGKELKRVGINQIYAPVCDVLADSNNAVIGTRSFGSDPARVGAFAAANTLGLQQYVSAVAKHFPGHGATDIDSHTSLPTIQRDHDWSRWDLPPFLDAIRVGVDAIMTAHISVPALDPRGRPATLSRRILTDILRSELNYSGLIITDALDMGAIDSADQSHVVEAFQAGADLLMRPSNLPNAYDAVLRAVESGEIGEDRLHESVLRILRVKARRRILGGAPVDLAGISEAVAVPEHTTIARTIGHASVTLIKDDAGLLPLHAGRYTRVRVIATCDSPAFLVAKRLADKLASAGHPSAPTDLHHLPSLDDVKRLTRNVEPTDLIIAMTERAWIGERFGQRELVSALAGLNVPIIHVSLAEPFDITHLSPDLGTALCAYSASLPSVDALADILTGHHSPRGTLPVSMTNDSS, translated from the coding sequence ATGCAACAGGCGAATGCCGCGGCCGCGGAGACCCAAGCCTTGACCTGGCTGGCCGATCTAAGCCTCAGGGAGAAGGTCGGGCAACTGTTCATGTCGCACGTGCACGGTCACACGTCCATGCACGTTCCACCATGGGCGGCGCAGAGGAATCTAGCGGATTTCGGCGTGCAAGATGCGCGAGAGCTAATATCGACCTACCACTTGGGAGGTGTAATCTATTATAAATGGGCGGTAAATCTGGTGAACCCTCATCAAATCGCCCGGCTGTCGAATGACATCCAGCGTGAGACACCGACCGAGCTCTTCATCGCGATCGACCAAGAGAATGGCCGGGTGGATCGGCTGGGGACGGCGTTCACCCAGTTTCCGGGAGCGCTGGCCCTGGGAGCGACCGAAGACCCGCAGCATGCACATGCCGTCGGCCGCGTTGTCGGAAAAGAGCTCAAGCGGGTCGGGATCAACCAGATCTACGCTCCGGTGTGCGATGTCCTGGCCGACTCGAACAACGCGGTCATAGGCACTCGTTCGTTCGGGAGCGACCCGGCTCGCGTCGGCGCGTTCGCCGCCGCAAACACCTTGGGCCTGCAGCAGTATGTTTCGGCGGTAGCCAAGCACTTTCCGGGGCACGGAGCAACCGATATCGACTCCCATACGTCGCTACCCACGATCCAGCGGGACCACGACTGGAGCAGGTGGGATCTACCTCCTTTCCTCGATGCCATCCGAGTAGGTGTCGATGCCATCATGACCGCCCATATATCCGTTCCCGCCCTGGACCCCCGTGGACGGCCCGCGACGCTCTCGCGACGCATACTCACCGACATACTGCGGAGCGAACTGAACTACTCAGGGCTGATCATCACGGACGCCCTGGACATGGGTGCCATCGACTCGGCGGATCAATCTCATGTCGTGGAGGCGTTCCAGGCCGGCGCCGATCTGCTGATGCGGCCGTCCAACCTTCCGAACGCGTACGATGCCGTTCTCCGAGCGGTCGAATCGGGAGAGATCGGCGAGGACCGTCTGCACGAATCGGTACTGCGGATTCTCCGGGTGAAGGCACGCCGACGCATTCTGGGTGGCGCACCGGTAGACCTGGCAGGCATTTCAGAGGCGGTGGCCGTTCCCGAGCACACAACGATCGCCCGGACGATCGGACATGCTTCCGTCACGTTGATCAAAGACGACGCCGGGCTACTCCCCCTACATGCTGGTCGATACACGCGCGTGCGGGTGATCGCCACCTGCGACAGCCCGGCCTTCCTCGTCGCGAAACGATTGGCCGACAAACTGGCTTCCGCCGGCCACCCCTCGGCTCCTACCGACCTGCATCACCTGCCGTCCCTCGACGACGTCAAGCGCTTGACGCGGAACGTCGAGCCTACCGACTTGATCATCGCGATGACGGAACGCGCCTGGATAGGGGAACGCTTCGGGCAGCGCGAGCTCGTGTCGGCCCTCGCGGGCCTCAATGTCCCGATCATTCATGTCTCTCTCGCCGAGCCCTTCGACATCACACACCTGTCACCCGACCTCGGCACCGCCCTCTGCGCCTACTCGGCGTCCCTGCCTTCTGTCGATGCGCTGGCGGATATCCTCACCGGCCACCATTCCCCGAGGGGAACCCTGCCGGTGAGCATGACGAACGACAGTTCGTGA
- a CDS encoding class I adenylate-forming enzyme family protein: MSCLFDVLENAAHVHGDARAVGLGDQRLTYGELHHAALGAATWLHEQGVRRGDRVAILLAQSLLTVPLLYGCARLGAPFIILHEQVRGPALDHILSDAEPFLLVGDDPAALTQARAAGARAVGVDDLVMATHAPVTDGSWAAPLAVDPVCLIYTSGSTSLPKAVVSTHDQLLFAAQAIQSQLCYRPGDVVFVCLPLSFDYGLYQLFLAALSGAAVHLAKQHEAGPVLVRSLRESSATVLPAVPSMAQNLVRMLDRFGGELPKLRLLTNTGAAMPEDVPARLRSLLPGLRIQLMYGLTECKRATIMPMDEDLRRPGSCGRALPGTEVFTVDDQGRRLPPETYGEITVRGRNVMAGYWRSPGLTDERFPRRDGLLPELRTGDYGRVDVDGYLYYSGRRDDIYKSNGFRVSGIEIETACLRIPGVDMAAVLPPNRARKEAVLFVSGLLDAYDVLKQLGAQMEQYKVPKRCEVLPNMPINHNGKIDRTALSSLLD; the protein is encoded by the coding sequence ATGAGTTGCCTTTTTGATGTACTGGAAAACGCCGCTCACGTTCACGGCGATGCCAGGGCCGTCGGCCTGGGCGACCAACGCCTCACGTACGGAGAGCTGCATCATGCCGCGCTGGGCGCCGCCACGTGGCTGCACGAACAGGGGGTGCGGCGTGGCGACAGGGTCGCGATCCTGCTCGCCCAGTCCCTCCTGACGGTCCCGCTGCTGTACGGCTGCGCCCGCCTCGGGGCGCCGTTCATCATCCTGCACGAACAGGTGCGAGGCCCTGCTCTCGATCACATCCTGTCGGATGCCGAGCCCTTCCTCCTGGTCGGCGACGATCCGGCGGCCCTGACCCAGGCTCGGGCGGCCGGGGCCCGCGCGGTGGGAGTCGACGATCTCGTCATGGCGACCCACGCGCCAGTGACGGATGGATCCTGGGCGGCGCCCCTGGCCGTGGACCCGGTCTGCCTGATCTATACCTCAGGAAGCACCAGCCTGCCCAAGGCAGTGGTCTCGACCCACGACCAGTTGCTCTTCGCCGCCCAGGCCATCCAATCCCAGCTGTGTTACCGGCCGGGCGACGTCGTTTTCGTCTGTCTTCCGCTCTCCTTCGACTACGGGTTGTACCAGCTCTTCCTCGCCGCCCTCAGCGGCGCCGCAGTCCACCTGGCAAAACAGCACGAGGCCGGTCCCGTGCTGGTACGCAGCCTGCGAGAATCGAGCGCGACCGTGTTACCGGCCGTACCGTCTATGGCCCAGAACCTGGTCCGCATGCTCGACAGGTTCGGCGGTGAGCTGCCGAAGCTGCGTCTGCTGACGAACACCGGCGCCGCCATGCCGGAAGATGTCCCTGCCAGGCTGCGATCACTCCTGCCCGGGCTCCGCATCCAGCTCATGTACGGCCTCACGGAGTGCAAGCGCGCGACGATCATGCCGATGGACGAGGACCTGCGCCGTCCCGGATCGTGCGGACGCGCCCTGCCAGGCACCGAGGTGTTCACAGTGGACGACCAAGGGCGGCGGCTGCCTCCCGAGACCTACGGGGAGATCACGGTCAGAGGGCGGAACGTCATGGCCGGCTACTGGCGCAGCCCCGGTTTGACCGACGAACGTTTCCCCAGAAGGGACGGGCTTCTCCCCGAGCTGAGAACCGGCGACTACGGGCGGGTGGACGTCGATGGATATCTCTATTACTCGGGGCGTCGTGACGACATCTACAAATCCAACGGCTTCCGGGTGAGCGGCATCGAGATCGAGACGGCCTGCCTGCGCATTCCGGGAGTCGACATGGCGGCCGTGCTTCCCCCCAACAGGGCCCGGAAAGAGGCCGTGCTGTTCGTGTCCGGCCTGCTCGACGCCTACGACGTACTCAAACAGCTCGGCGCACAGATGGAGCAGTACAAAGTGCCGAAACGATGTGAGGTCCTCCCAAACATGCCGATCAACCACAACGGCAAGATCGACAGAACAGCGCTGTCGTCACTCCTGGATTAG
- a CDS encoding AMP-binding protein, producing MALLTWLENPPADRGMRILDRDGSTWSFYSYADLALLTRRAASRLRAAGVSAGDVVVLVRRTSPEFMADFFAALLLGATPSPVAQPSVLRDRTAYLNHLDRIVRMVSPSAVATTDDVAAIIEPVVGAHGCAVVTDIPDDIAPLETRAATPEIGVIQFSSGSVGPPRGVAVPFASLQSNVSAMHTWLEITDTDSYASWLPLHHDMGLVGMFLLPIEGVSDMWLMQPEDFVRSPLRWLRCFGDNGATVTAMPAFGLAHIAGRVRQDQITELDLSRWRVAVVGAERIHAHVVRRFLDLLAPCGLRPEVVVPAYGMAESTLAVTGSPCAADLSTMTVDGRRLALGSPVHVVTGEGEGTTLVACGAPIRGVEMRVVDEDGGPVAEGTLGEIEVRGESLAAGYVREAGSIEKFGGVLRTGDAGFVRGGQLYVVGRLGDGVKRYGRWLFAEDAEQVATRVSPRPRQTVALVGSFEGRDTVAVLVEGGMEAGAEHIGRTVARHLSGLRVIVFVVPRGVVMRTTSGKPRRRAMWGRLVEGALATNLVWDSDALADGARA from the coding sequence GTGGCACTGCTGACATGGTTGGAGAACCCACCGGCTGACCGTGGCATGCGGATCCTCGACCGGGACGGCAGCACGTGGAGCTTCTACTCCTACGCCGACCTGGCCCTGCTGACCAGGCGGGCGGCGAGCCGGTTGCGGGCGGCAGGAGTGTCCGCCGGCGACGTGGTCGTTCTGGTCCGGCGGACCTCGCCCGAGTTCATGGCCGACTTCTTCGCCGCGCTCCTGCTGGGCGCCACACCTTCGCCCGTGGCACAGCCCTCGGTGCTGCGGGACCGGACGGCGTACCTGAACCATCTCGATCGAATCGTCCGGATGGTGTCACCGTCCGCGGTCGCCACCACGGACGATGTGGCGGCGATCATCGAGCCCGTCGTAGGTGCGCATGGATGCGCCGTCGTCACCGACATTCCAGACGACATCGCGCCGTTGGAGACGCGTGCGGCGACACCAGAGATCGGAGTGATCCAGTTCAGTTCGGGGTCTGTAGGACCTCCTCGTGGTGTCGCGGTGCCTTTCGCCTCCCTGCAGTCGAATGTGTCGGCCATGCACACCTGGCTGGAGATCACCGACACCGACTCGTATGCGAGCTGGCTGCCGCTCCACCATGACATGGGGCTGGTCGGCATGTTCCTGCTGCCGATCGAAGGTGTGTCGGATATGTGGCTGATGCAGCCGGAGGACTTCGTGCGGTCGCCGTTGCGCTGGCTCCGGTGTTTCGGGGACAACGGCGCGACGGTGACCGCGATGCCCGCGTTCGGGCTGGCGCACATCGCCGGCCGCGTACGGCAGGACCAGATCACCGAGCTCGACCTCAGCAGATGGCGGGTGGCCGTCGTCGGTGCCGAGCGCATCCATGCCCACGTGGTCCGCCGGTTCCTGGACCTGCTGGCGCCGTGCGGCCTACGGCCCGAGGTGGTCGTCCCGGCGTACGGCATGGCGGAGTCGACCCTTGCTGTCACGGGCAGTCCGTGCGCGGCGGACCTCAGCACCATGACTGTGGACGGGAGAAGGCTGGCGCTCGGCAGCCCCGTCCACGTCGTCACCGGCGAAGGCGAGGGAACGACGCTGGTAGCCTGCGGGGCCCCGATTCGCGGGGTGGAGATGCGAGTGGTGGACGAGGACGGCGGCCCGGTCGCGGAAGGCACGCTCGGTGAGATCGAGGTGCGAGGTGAGTCCCTGGCGGCCGGATATGTGCGAGAGGCCGGCAGCATCGAGAAGTTCGGCGGAGTGCTGAGGACCGGAGACGCCGGCTTCGTGCGAGGCGGGCAGCTGTACGTCGTCGGCCGCCTCGGCGACGGGGTCAAGCGGTACGGCCGGTGGCTCTTCGCCGAGGACGCTGAACAGGTGGCGACCAGGGTCTCGCCACGGCCGCGGCAAACCGTGGCGCTGGTCGGCTCCTTTGAGGGGCGCGACACGGTCGCCGTGCTGGTCGAGGGAGGCATGGAGGCCGGCGCCGAGCACATCGGCCGCACCGTGGCCAGGCACCTGAGCGGCTTGAGGGTGATCGTATTCGTGGTGCCGCGCGGCGTTGTCATGCGGACAACGAGCGGGAAGCCGAGACGCCGGGCCATGTGGGGGCGACTGGTGGAGGGTGCCCTGGCCACGAACCTGGTCTGGGACTCCGACGCGCTCGCCGACGGCGCGCGTGCCTAA
- a CDS encoding acyl-CoA dehydrogenase family protein: MTDRGEIAWQRLMRDDICRTGPLSDIEDYLAQPSTTAMLDEAERRGAYPRAVIGGLRARALAELFVPDRANCLELNTLDALTARRSGSLAVSIGSTALALLPVYLSGSDEQCGWVARRLRAGASAAMLLTELDHGSNLLRNEAAARRGDGGFTLQGEKHLINGGSEHDLLMAFLRTRPGPPAEQRLAGLRDFSLFLLERDATVEPLPRWRTMPVRAADISGVRFRDTWAPDDAVVGRLGEGFAIVQKSLMLSHGGVAAFASGAVSGALEIALRHARTRDVYGGPIVSLGAIAEHLVRMTVLDVVIAALAVKAAYASNRFGSGAGYFGAVAKYACCRLAEEAVGEGRHVLGARAFLESLPYARFVRDVPLYGVFDGTSHVMLDELGAQMMRFATTARTRPSTDALRSVYLAKPQPIRATRRTWRPYAPALAGRCGDLASESGSAPVEALADLALALDGVTRAARATGRWAAEQALRFELAAVLAEIEALLAVCELASPACRVTLGLPDGVTETDAAVPGVAVEWLGGRLADRLRGLSRAVGSPEAEKAVGVLSTYQAPGQDRALLREAVTRTD, from the coding sequence ATGACCGATCGGGGCGAGATCGCCTGGCAGCGGTTGATGCGGGACGACATTTGCCGTACCGGGCCATTGAGTGACATCGAGGATTATCTCGCGCAGCCGTCGACGACGGCGATGCTCGACGAGGCGGAACGGCGCGGTGCGTATCCGCGTGCCGTGATCGGTGGCCTCCGCGCTCGGGCCCTGGCCGAGCTGTTCGTGCCGGACCGGGCCAACTGCCTGGAACTGAACACGCTCGACGCGCTCACGGCGCGACGGAGCGGGAGCCTGGCCGTCTCCATCGGAAGCACCGCCTTGGCATTGCTGCCCGTGTACCTGTCGGGCAGCGACGAGCAGTGCGGGTGGGTGGCCCGGCGCCTGCGTGCCGGAGCGTCCGCGGCGATGCTTCTCACCGAGCTGGACCACGGCTCGAACCTGCTGCGCAACGAGGCCGCCGCACGACGTGGCGACGGCGGTTTCACGCTCCAGGGGGAGAAGCATCTCATCAACGGCGGATCAGAGCACGACCTGCTGATGGCGTTCCTGCGTACCCGCCCTGGACCTCCTGCCGAGCAGCGGTTGGCCGGGCTTCGCGATTTCTCCCTCTTCCTGCTGGAACGCGACGCGACCGTCGAGCCGCTGCCCCGGTGGCGGACCATGCCGGTACGGGCGGCGGACATCTCCGGCGTGCGGTTCCGCGACACGTGGGCGCCGGACGACGCAGTGGTCGGGAGACTGGGGGAGGGCTTCGCCATCGTCCAGAAGAGTCTGATGCTGTCGCATGGAGGCGTTGCCGCGTTCGCGTCCGGCGCGGTCTCCGGAGCACTTGAGATCGCGCTGCGCCACGCGAGAACGCGTGATGTGTACGGCGGTCCCATCGTGTCGCTGGGTGCCATCGCCGAGCACCTCGTTCGCATGACAGTCCTTGACGTCGTCATCGCGGCCCTGGCCGTCAAGGCCGCATATGCGAGCAATCGGTTCGGTTCTGGAGCAGGTTATTTTGGCGCGGTCGCCAAGTACGCCTGTTGCCGGCTCGCGGAGGAGGCCGTGGGCGAGGGACGGCACGTCCTGGGGGCACGCGCCTTCCTTGAGTCCCTGCCCTACGCCCGGTTCGTCCGTGACGTGCCGCTGTATGGCGTGTTCGACGGCACCAGTCATGTCATGCTCGACGAGCTCGGCGCGCAGATGATGCGCTTCGCCACCACGGCGCGCACCCGTCCGAGCACGGACGCGCTCCGGAGCGTCTACCTGGCCAAGCCGCAGCCCATCCGTGCGACGCGTCGCACCTGGCGGCCCTACGCCCCCGCTTTGGCCGGTCGGTGCGGCGATCTCGCGTCCGAGTCGGGTAGCGCGCCCGTTGAGGCGCTGGCGGACTTGGCGCTCGCGCTGGACGGAGTGACGCGGGCCGCGCGCGCCACTGGCCGCTGGGCCGCCGAACAAGCCCTCCGGTTCGAGCTGGCGGCCGTGCTGGCCGAGATCGAGGCGCTGCTGGCGGTGTGCGAGCTGGCGTCGCCCGCGTGCCGCGTGACCTTGGGGCTGCCCGACGGGGTGACGGAGACGGATGCCGCCGTTCCCGGCGTCGCTGTGGAGTGGCTCGGCGGCCGGCTGGCAGACCGCCTGCGGGGCCTCAGCCGCGCCGTCGGCTCGCCCGAGGCCGAGAAGGCGGTCGGTGTGTTGTCCACCTACCAGGCTCCGGGCCAGGACAGGGCCCTACTGCGAGAGGCCGTGACGCGGACGGATTAG
- a CDS encoding acyl carrier protein yields the protein MTEHTWPVPFEETLRTYLAPLRPGEPISPDLSLADHGVDSLAAVSLLLDLEETFGVAVPDHMLTASMFATPAGLWSVIDSLLVQSLTE from the coding sequence ATGACCGAGCACACGTGGCCCGTTCCCTTCGAGGAGACACTGCGCACCTATCTGGCCCCCCTTCGCCCCGGCGAGCCGATCTCTCCCGACCTCAGCCTCGCCGACCACGGTGTGGACTCCTTGGCAGCGGTTAGCCTGCTACTGGACCTGGAGGAGACGTTCGGAGTGGCGGTTCCCGACCACATGCTGACCGCGAGCATGTTCGCGACGCCGGCCGGATTGTGGTCGGTCATCGACTCGCTGCTGGTCCAGAGCTTGACCGAATGA